The DNA region TAAAAACGGTGAACGAATCACCGCTTAACAAAGCATAACGCACCTATTCTGAATGATTGTGTGTATTATGACACCAATCTCGAGAGGGAAAGGGGATTACTTAAGGGACACTTAAGAGTTGCCGCTCCTGGCTGGCTGTTTCACCAAAATGTTGCATAGCAGTCCTGAGATGTTTCAACAGCGTGGCTTCTGGCAATGGCCCCTGAAGATGGCTCCAGGGAAGAACTTGGCCCGGTTGCCAATCGTTGTAAACGTAATACTCCAGAGGAGGTAATTTCCCTCGCAACTCCTTAAAGGCACGACGGTAGCTGCCCAGCGTATCTCCGTAATGGCGGGTCAGTTCCAGCAGGTAGGATAATCGCCGATCGCCCCGTGATAGCAAAGCCTGAATCACTGACCAGTTATAGCTTTCGGGACGAAAATCAATGCCCTGCGATCGCAACTGTTTCTGCAAAAATTGCAACCGCTTTTCCGCCTGACGATTCACGCCAAACCACTGGAAAGGCGTATGAGCTTTGGGGACAAACGTACTGCATCCCAGAGTCAATCTCAGGCCAGGAGCCGCTTTTTTAATCGCCCGCATCATGTCTACGGTTTGTTCCAGGTCCGTCATTTCTTCGCCCGGAATCCCGGCCATGCCATACAACTTCAGGTTACTCAGTCCTCCGGCTCTGGCGTTGATCGCCGCCTGAATAATTTCCTCATTGGTCAACTTTTTGTTGATGATCTGGCGCACTCGATCGGAGCCGCTTTCCACGGCGATCGTAATCGAGCGGGTATCATGCTTCACTAACGTTTCTGCCAGTTTGGGAGTCACCGTATTGGTGCGAACTGAGGCAATGCTGAGGCGTACCTGATCCTGTTCTGGCCGATTCAGGTAAGCCAGCAAGTCCTCAAATTCGGGATGCTGGGTAACAGAGGCTCCCAATAACCCCAGGCGATCGGTAACTTGCAAGCCTCGATCAATAGCAGGAATCAGCGACTGCTCCAAATCGGCTGTCCGAAAGGGCAGGGTTAAATAACTGGCGAGACAGAAGCGGCACATCTCCGGACAACTCCGTACCACCTCAACCATGTAGATATTTTCCCAGGCGGCTTTTTCCGTAACGACGGTTGAGGCAGATAAGGTATTCCCCCAGTAGGTTTGCTTTTCAATGCGATCGGGAATATCGGCATCAATGGGTTGAATCGATCGCACGGGGCCATCTTCCCCCTCATAAGTCACCTCATACAGGGCAGGCACATACAATCCTGGCACCTGCGCCAGATGCTTCAGTTGGGTCAGGCGATCGCACTGACGCACCGCTTTGTAGGCCGCAATAAATTCCCCCAGTAGCAGTTCTCCATCCCCCAGCAAAATCACATCGAAGAAGTCGGCAAAGGGTTCGGGATTGGCTGTTAACACCGGGCCACCGCCAAAAATCAGGGGATGGGAGGAATGAGCAGCATTGAGCGGCGATCGATCTACTGCCCTTACCGGAACCTCCAAAGACTCCAACATTCCCAGGACATTCACATAATCCAATTCCCAGGAGAGGGAAAAGCCGATTAATTCGGGGTCGGCAGGCAGGGCTTCTTGAGCATCGGTAAACAGGCGACTGACGTGCAAATCCGATCGGGCCGCCAGGGTTGCCCAGACGACTTGATACCCCAGGCTGGTAATGCCCACACTATATTCATTGGGAAATGCAAAGATAGTGGGAATCGCATCAGGTTCTGAAATGGTAGGAGTAAACAGCAGCCTTTCAGCGGCAAAGGGAGCAGACATAAGTTAAGACTTTCCAGGGTTACGAAATAGATCCCGAATCAGACAACGAAAGCCAGGAAGTAAGTCTTCACAGACCAGTTCATCTGCCTCCGTCAGAATTTGGGTTTGGGTGGGAGAGAAGTAGATGGTCAACGTGCGATGTTCAGGGGAAATCAGCCACACCTGCTGCACACCAGCCGCCAGGTATTCCAACACTTTGCTGGTGACTTTCTCATACAGATCATTGGGAGAAATAATTTCAACGGCCAGGTCGGGGGCAATTTCCCAGATGCCTTCTGGTTCGCCTTCGGGTGGAATGCGATCGGCTGAGACAAAGGACACATCCGGAAGCCGATCGTTGCGTCCAATTCTGAACGTAGTATCAGGGCCATAAACACCTCCTAACCGATTGGCTTCAACATACATCGCTATCCTGGCAGCCAGCCGCATCCCAACTCCCCCATGTCTGGCTCCCCCCATCACTTTCTCCTCTAGCTGACCATCTACAACCTCGTATTCCTTGTCTGGATTGGGAGCAACTTCAGTTGAGACAACCATATCGGCTTTCCAAAATCTGCTTTGTGAGAACGTCTAAAACCAATCTATCGCAGTACTGCAGTAATCACTTAAATTCTCTGGAAGGGCGTAGCACTTGGGTGTAAACCGAACGGTTGAGATGAGCCACCGCCTCTGATTCTGAATGATTTTGTGTTTCCGGTAAGCCTTTAGCAATGATGGAGGTCTGAGATTATCTCATCCACCTTAAAAACCTCTCCCCTAGCCCCTCCCCGATGCGGAGAGGGGAACTCTTCAAAACCTCCTTCCCTTGTAGGGAAGGGGGTTGGGGGTTAGGTCTGAGATTATCTCAGCCAACTACCTTAGCAATACAAACGCTTTGAAGATGAGCATCATGTTGCTCTATATCCCAAATCGTTTCAGCATCGATTTGGTATCATTAACTACAAAATTAATGAAGTGGCTCTGAATCCTTAATATTGAGTTAAGCGAATAGCGGATGAGTGCATCCCAGTTTTGTAAGACTCATTTTGAGAATTGCCCATTAAGGTAAGCACAGCGTTGCTTCAGCACCTGTGGTACGTTACCCTTTTCCCACTGCGCCCCCGATATCTTGACGCGCCGCCCGACTTGTTTGACCGTTGATTCAATTGCACCAGAACCAATGGAAATGCCTTCGGCTTGATAATAGCCATAGTTGACAATCCGCTGTCGATGCTTGTTGAGATAGGCAATGAAAGTCGCAACCCGCTCGTGTTGCCAATCCTCAAACTGGATGATCGCTCCCTCGACATCGCCCTGCCACAAGCAGGCTTCCACCACCGCTAAACGTTGCTGGGAACCACCCACCTTGCCCAAATTCTCGATGAGGTGATACCAATCCAAAATCTCCCGTCTTTGGGTCGTGGTGCCGATCTGGGCATAAATATTCCAGATCCCATCGTGCCCATCTCCTAAGCAAGTGAGCGGGTCAGACAAGGGTTGAGGGTTGACCCAGTTAACCAATTGCTCGTTATCCTGGAAAAAAGCAGCCACACAGCACTCGTGCAGATTCACCCCCTTGTAATCTCGCCATTCACTCGGTTGTCCTTGAGGGTTCGCAATCGTACTTTGCCGCCGTCTACACTCATCTCCTCAACCACTCCTGCCACTTGCGGTAACTCGAAGGTTTGACGATGGACTAATCGTTGTTGAGTGCTGTGAGTAACCTTCACCCCAGTCAACACTTCGATGTCTTCTGCCGCTCGCTCATACGACTCGTTGGCACTGAGCAACAAACAACACTGCTCCAGGTAAGGACTCCAGCGTGTGTAGGCTTTCACCTCCAGAATTTGTGCCTGTTTCTCGCTCAAGTGCAGTCGTCCGACGATACTGTCGAGGCTGCGCTTTCGTCCACTTGTGGTGCCGCTGCTTGTTGCAATAAAAAATCCCCGAGTTCTGGACCGACGTGTTCCAGCAGATGCCCTCTTACTGCTACCTCAATCCCTGCTAATGTTTTTACTTGCTCCGGGTCGGTTTCCTCGTACAGCAGAGCGGCAAGGGCACGAGCATGGGCTTGAATTTGGGCTTTTTTCTCAGCGTCCATTGGAGTTATCGGCTAAAGGTGGAATGCTCAAAGTTTAGCGTTGTCTCCCAAACATAGCCCTAAGCACTTATACTCATCGCAAATGTGGGATGCACTCTAGCGGATGTTCTTGAAATCGAGAAATAATCAATTCATCAAGCCCGCCTTGAAGGAGGGAGTATGGAAGCGAATCCGCTACTGAATGTTGAACTGCCGCCCGAACTGCAAGAAATTCTGCAATCTGCACCTCATGTTGCGATCGCATCAAACGTAGATCAGCTTGTAGAACTCGCCATCCGGGATGCAAAGAACGGTTTTCACGAAGTTGCCTATGACATCCCTGAACGCGGGAAAGTTGTTGAAGCGTCGGTGTGTAGAGTTCGCAATGGAATCAGTGCTAATTACGGATCAGCTAGCCATTGGCGGAGTTCGCGTAATGCGGTTCCGGTTCCCTGTTCTGCTGCCACTTGCAGTACCTGAGCGATCAATGAGTGTAGCTCGGTGTTGGGGAAGTAACGACTGCAAGACTGCAACTCATAGATCTCATTCTGTAATGCATAAATCTGTAAGCCGTTTTTCTGGAATAGCCAGACTTCAGGAACAGAGTAGGGTAAGGAGTCCTCGGCAGCGGTGTAAGTGGTGACATCGATTTCAATCACCAGATCGGGAGGCGGATCGGTTTGCCAGTCGATGCGGTCTTTGCCCAAAGCCGATCGCCAGTTGTCGATATAGCAGCAGTAATCTGGCTCAATCCCCCCTGATTCGGGAATTTCCATCGTAATTGGAGTAAAGGCTTCGTAATTGCGGTTTTCCCTATCCAGCAACGCTTTCACTACATCGGCCAGAATATTGGCTTCTCGTCCGTATCTCGGTAAAGAACTCATCAGCAGAATTTCGCCATTGCGATATTTAATTCGGGGCACTGAACCATCCCCTCGGCTATCCCGCAAAGCACAGTAGTCCTGCCAGGTTCCAGGCATACGCAGCACGGCTCCGGCGGGAAGATGGATTTTGTCGCGGGAGATGAGGGCGTACATGGGGATTGGGGTGGAGAGGGAAGTGGAGAGGCGGGGAAGTGGAGGGAAGGATTTAAGGGGTGGTTTCTGGGGAGTTGGGGGTTGTGCCAATCGCTTGGCTTATAGATTTGAGGATGCTGGCGACGGCATAGAGATCGTTGGCGCGGCGTTGGAGAGTTAGCAAGTCGGAGCAAGCATATTGGGCGGATGGTTTGAGTAACTTGGCAAATAGAAACTCCGTGCCGTTGGTCACGAGGCTAAAAGCGGGTTTTTCTGGGTGGGAAGTGGTGGCCATGTAAGCGAGTGCTTGAGCGATCGCCTCTTTCAAGGAAAATCCGGCTTCTTTTGACTCGACAACCAGTACCCAGAACTGGTCTTGCAGAACCAGGACATCAATTCGTCCCCGTACCATTTCCCCTTCGTCTTCCAGGGCAATCTGCACAGACGCTTCTGTTTTCAAGCGAAAAGGAGCGCGGTAAAAGCCTGCCATGGCCAGTAAAGGGGATACAACGACCAACTTTACGGCTTCCTCACTTAGGGGATATTCGTTGAGATAAAGGAAGTCGGCCTTTAGTTGATCGAGCGATCGCTTTTCTACGTCTGTCAGTTCAGGCAAGTCTTTCCACCATTTCGTGAAAAAATCTATATCTTTGTTCTCTTGCAGCCCGAATTTCTGCTTGACTTCATGCAGGGACAAATCACTTGCCTGAACTGTTTGCACCATAAAAAACCCTCTTTCCTTTTAGTTTACTGATCCTACTGCTGAAGTATTACAATCTAGACAGTCTAGCTGTCATTTGAATATGTCTGAAGTGTGGCAATTACAAACTGCAAAAAATAAATTTAGTGAAGTTGTGGAGCAAGCGATTCAGCATGGCCCGCAAGTGATTACTCGGCGGGGGAATGAAGTTGCTGTGGTGTTGTCCTATGCCGATTACCGCAAACTGACAACTCCTCAGACCAAGCTCTCGGTCTTTTTCAGAGAATCGCCATTAGCCAAAGTTGAACTGGATCTTACCCGTGATGTCAGTGCTGCCAGGGATGACCTGATGCTATGAAGTACCTGCTTGATACCTGTGTCATCTCTGAGCTAATCGCGAAATCTCCCAATCAGAAGGTGATTGACTGGGTTGATCAACTTGAAGAAATGCAGATCTATCTGAGTGTGGTGACGATCGGTGAAATTTGCAAAGGAATTGCCAAACTAACAGATTCCCAACGTAAAAACGAATTAACTCACTGGCTGCATCAGGAATTATTGGTGCGCTTTGCCGATCGCATTCTCCCCATTGATGTAGAAGTTATGCTGACCTGGGGAGAGCTAACTGGAAATTTGGAACGAACGGGCAAAAAGATACCTGCCGTAGATTCCTTAATTGCCGCGATCGCGCTGCAAAATCAGCTTCATCTGGTGACTCGAAATGAAGCTGACTTTAGAGAAGCGGGTATTATCGTCGTCAATCCCTGGAACCAGTAGGGGAACAACCGTTCGCCCCTACTCCTGGTATGCTTCCATTGGTAAACAGGTGCAGACCAGATGGCGATCGCCATAAGCCTGATCAATCCGACCCACAGCGGCCCAGAATTTGTTTTCCTTTGTCCAGGTGGTCGGGTAGACGGCGCGTTGGCGGGAGTAGGGATGATTCCATTCCTCGGTGAGAGCCAGTGCTGTATGAGGCGCGTTTTTCAACAGATTGTTGTGGCGATCGGCCTTACCCTCCTCGATTTCGCGAATCTCTTCCCGAATTGCAATCATGGCATCACAGAAGCGGTCTAATTCCTGCTTCGACTCACTTTCGGTTGGCTCTACCATGATCGTGCCGGCCACAGGCCAGGATACGGTGGGCGGATGGAAGCCATAGTCAATCAACCGCTTAGCAATATCATCCACTTCAATCTCAGCGGATTTTTTAAACTGGCGCAAATCAATAATGCATTCATGGGCAACCAAGCCATTTTTGCCCTTGTACAACACGGGATAATGATTCTCTAACCGCTTGGCAATATAGTTGGCATTCAATATTGCAACTTCTGTGGCTTTGGTTAAGCCCTCGGCTCCCATCAACGCAATATACATCCAGGAGATCGGCAGAATGCTGGGACTACCCCAGGGAGCAGCAGAGACAGGACCGATGGGATGAAGGGTAGAGGGGTGGGGGAGTGGAGGGGTGGAGGAGTGATCGTCTCTAATTTGAATGACTGGATGGCCAGGTAGAAAAGGCACCAGATGTTTGGCCACGCCGATCGGTCCCATGCCGGGGCCACCGCCACCATGAGGAATGCAGAAGGTTTTGTGCAGGTTCAGGTGACAGACATCTGCGCCAAAGTCAGCAGGACGGCAGATTCCCACCTGAGCGTTCATATTGGCTCCATCCATGTACACCTGCCCCCCGTTGGCGTGAACGATGTCACAGATTTCGCGAATGCCTGCTTCAAAAACTCCGTGGGTGGACGGATAAGTGACCATTAAGGCGGACAACTGATCGCGGTACTTCTCGGCTTTGGCTTTCAGGTCGGCAATATCAATGTTGCCCTCCCGATCGCAGTCCACCGGAACCACCTTCATCCCAGCCATCACCGCACTGGCTGGATTGGTGCCGTGAGCAGAAGTGGGGATAAGACAAACGGTGCGATCGCTGTCTCCGCGAGATTCGTGATATTGGCGAATTACCAGCAGTCCGGCATATTCTCCCTGAGAGCCTGCATTTGGTTGTAGAGAAATGCCCGCAAATCCAGTAATCTCTGCCAGCCAGTGTTCCAGTTGCTCAAATAGAGTTTGATAACCTCTGGTCTGCTCTAAGGGGGCAAAGGGATGAATTTGACCAAACTCCGGCCAGGTAACGGGAATCATTTCGGTGGTCGCATTCAGCTTCATGGTGCAGGAGCCGAGCGGAATCATGGCCGTAGTCAGAGACAGATCCCTCGACTGCAACCGATACATATAGCGCAGCAATTCCGTTTCCGAGTGGTAGGAATTGAAGACGGGATGGGTCAGATAGGGGGTGGTGCGCTGGAGAGCAGGGGGGATGATGGGATGATGGGATGAGGAGAGCAGATCTTCCGGGGTAAAGTGGGCACCCTGTTCTCCGGCAAAGATCTGGAAAAGGGTGAGCAGGCTATCGGACGAAATGGTTTCATCCAGGGCAAGGCCGATCGTCGTGGCATCAATTTGCCGCAGGTTGACGTGGTGAGAATGAGCGCGATTAATGATGTGCTTTGCCTGGTCAGGAGTTACGTTGACTTTTAAGGTGTCAAAGAACGGCTCAGTGCCTAACTCGTAGCCCAAACGCTGTAAGCCTTCCGCCAGCACGATCGTCATCTGGTGAACTCGCTGGGCAATCCGCTGCAACCCCTGTGGCCCGTGGTACACCGCATACATACTGGCAATGATCGCCAGCAGCACTTGCGCCGTACAGATATTGCTGGTGGCCTTGTCCCGGCGGATATGTTGTTCGCGAGTTTGCAGGGCCAGTCGTAGAGCAGGTTGACCGTGAATATCTTTGGAAACACCAACTAGCCGACCGGGAATTTGCCGCTTGTAGGCTTCACGGGTGGCAAAGAAAGCCGCATGGGGGCCACCGTAACCGAGGGGAACACCAAAGCGCTGGCTGTTCCCCACGGCAATGTCGGCTCCAAATTCACCGGGAGGAGTCAGCAAAGTCAAACTGAGTAAATCGGCAGCAACAGTGACTAAAGCTCCAGCAGCATGGGCACGATCGCAAAATTCCCGGTAATCGTAAATCGCGCCATCAGTGGCCGGATACTGTACCAGGGCACCGAACACGGGCACATCAAACTGAAAGGTACGATGATCGCCGATGATCACCTCAATTCCCAATGCCTGGGCACGGGTTTGCACGACGGCGATCGTTTGCGGATGGCAGGCTTCTGATACCCAGAAGGTTTTTGCTTTCGTCTTGCACACCCCATAGCTCATGGACATGGCTTCAGCCGCAGCCGTACCTTCGTCCAGCAGCGAAGCATTGGCAATTTCCAGGCCCGTTAAATCCGTCACCATCGTCTGGAAATTCAGCAGGGCTTCCAACCGACCCTGAGCAATTTCCGGCTGGTAAGGGGTGTACTGGGTGTACCAGGCGGGATTTTCCAGGATATTACGTTGAATCACGGGTGGGGTAATGCAGTTGGAGTACCCCATGCCGATGAACGATTGAAAAATTTGGTTTTCCTGGGCAATCTCCTTCAGTGCTTGCAGTAACTCATACTCTGATTTTCCGGCTTCCAGTTTGAGGGGAGTTTGCAGGCGAATGGACTGCGGCACTGTGGCATCAATCAGAGCATCTAGACTGTCAAAACCAAGTAGTTCCAGCATTTGAGCCAGATCTGCATTGCCGGGGCCAATATGCCGTTCTTCAAAGGAATCGGTGTACGTTAGAGGATTCGAGAGCGGGGAGGCAGGTTTTACCGGATAAAAGACTGGATTGGGTAAGCGTTGAGAAGCCTCAGAGTGGCCATCAGATGCGGCATTTGCGCCGCTGGGATGAGAAAGGTTGGTACGCCCGCCGGATTGGTCGATCGAATGCTCTAACATGCTGCAAGGAGGGTGATGGTTACTTAAAATTTACGAAGGGATAGTTTTACAGACTTTAACATTTACCTTTCTAGTCTAAGCACTTTTTCCATCTTCTCCGTGCGGATCCTGATCCTGAGAGCGTTGATTAACAAAAAATACACCCTTTCTTCTTCCGAAGTTTAAACTGTGAAGGGAAAGCGCTGGGGAAAGGTCTTGGCATCGTCCTTGAATCCGTGCTTTCTCAGAAGTCTTCTGCCCAATCTGGGAACCAGATTTGCGATACTGGATTTGATTGATCACTGTTCGTTTCGAGTAACCCTCTCCATGTTTATCCTTGACGTTTCTCTGAAAAATACGCCTCTAGCTCTGTCAGTGCAAAAGAAAACGGCAGAAGATGCAGAGGCTGCCTACCAGACTGTTTTGGCTGCCCTGAATGCATCGGAGCCTAAGGTGATAGAGCTGACCTGCGAACACCAACCTGGCAAGAAACTCAGTATTCTCAGTAGTGAAATCTCTGCAGTGCAAGTATACGAAAAATCGAGTACTGCCACCTCGTCTGGTCGGCCTCCCGGTTTCTTTGCACTGGCTGAATGACTTCTCCGGCTGTCACTGACGATACGATCGCGATTCAGGTCAGAGATCTCTCCTTTCGCTGGTACAAGGGCGATACAGTGCTTGATGCTTGCAGTCTGGAAGTTCCTAAAGGAGAATTTTGGATGCTGCTGGGCACCAATGGCAGCGGTAAATCGACCCTGCTGCGTCTGTTAGCCGGATTGCTCCAACCTCAATCCGGTTACATCAAACCCCTGCCCAAATTTGGTTTTGTCTTCCAGAATCCCGATCATCAACTGGTAATGCCCACGGTGGGAGCGGATGTGGCTTTCGGTTTAGCAGAGGAAAATTTAACCTCTGTGCAAATCCGGCAGCGAGTTCAAGAAGCGCTGGATGCCGTGAATCTACTGCCGCTCATTCGCCGCCCCATTTATGCCCTCAGCGGTGGGCAGAAACAACGGGTGGCGATCGCAGGCGCGATCGCTCGCCACTGTGAAGTGCTCCTATTTGATGAACCCACAGCCCTTTTAGACCCTGATAGCCAACTGGAGTTGGTCTCCCAGGTACAGCGACTGGTCAAAGATCGGGGACTTACCGCCCTGTGGGTGACTCATCGATTGGATGAACTGGAATACTGCGACGGTGCTTTTCTCTTGGCAGGCGGCAAGGTGGTCGATCGGGGTGATCCCCAGCGATTACGGCAACGGTTAATGGGAGGGTAATTGGTAGAGACGTTTCGGCGAGACATCTCTACTATTTGCAATTGTCAGTACGAAATTGGGAAGGATTGCGATAAGCTAGAGCCAAGATGTGCAAGCTTAAGCAATTTTTCAGTTTTTTATGTCCCGATCCTCCCCACAGGCATTAATGCTCGTGGACGGCTACAACGTCGTCGGGACGTGGCATGACTTAAAACAGGTGCGCGATCGGGATGGATTAGAAGAAGCCCGTCGTTTATTGATCGAAGCCCTCACCAACTACAGCGCTTACCACGATTTTGATACCCGCCTGGTATTTGACTCTCAGTATCAGGACACTGGCAGCAAGCGGGATGTGATTACCAGGAACCTCGCCGTTCACTACACCGACTTTGGGCAGACGGCAGATACGTTCATCGAAAAAACCTGTGCCGCCTTCCGTAACGACCTGCGGAAATTTCACCAACGACTGATTGTCGCCACCTCCGATCGCGCCCAACAATTGACAGTAGTTGGCTATGGCGCTGAATGGATGTCTTCGGAACAACTGGCGATCGAAGTCGATCACGCTTTAATCAAAGTCCGGAGCAAGAAAAAGCCTGCCACCAAAAATTCCCGCCGCTTTTTGGCCAATTCTCTCGATCCAGTGGCTCAACAGCGGTTGTCAGAATTGCGATACGGGAAGGGCAAGTAAAGATTAAAACTTAGAACTAACTTCTTGCCTCTGGTTTTTGTCCGAAGCAGAAGAAAGTTGTGATGTCATTCCAGATGCCACGATCGCTGACCAAAGTCTTTAATTTTGCAACATAGTGATCTCTGGCCTGTTCCAATTGCTGAGCCGCCGCGATCGCGGCCAATCCCGTCCCTGTGGCTACATCCAAGACCGTTTGATCGCCACTCAAGTTGGCGTATTCCACCAGACGATGAGCAATGCGAGGATGAAATGTTCCTTCATCGTCATACTCAGTTCACTGGTTAAAGTACTCCGCCACCCGCTGCTTGAACTCGTTGGAATTGAGAGGTTGATACATAAAAATCCTTTAATCAAGAAGAAGATGGAGCGATCGTCCAGCCGCCTATTGTAAACTTATGCTAAGTGACACCACTGCGATCGTGTAGCAACCTACTACAAAAGCCCAAACACTTTCTTAGGGGTGGGCATGGCAATAAAATCCCTGCGATGCGTTACGGCTCACGCCTAACCCATCCTACAACTGGGACATGATTGGATTGCAAATCCCTCACTCTTCCTCCCCCACCCCTCCACGCCCCCACATCTCCTACCCTAATTCCCAATCCCCAATCCCCATGTCCCTCCAATCCCTCACCCTCTCTTTCCTGGCCCTTTGCCTCTCCCTGCTCTCCTTCCTTACCCCTGCCCTACCCGCCCATGCTCTCGGTGGCCCCTTGCCTCCGCTCAATCAGCCTGCCCCTGAATTCACCCTGCCGACTAACACAGGGGACGGCACCATTGCCCTGAAAGACTATCGAGGCAAGTGGGTGGTGGCCTATTTCTATCCCAAAGACTTCACTCCTGGTTGCACCCTGGAGGCCCGTCGTTTTCAAGCAGACCTGCCGAAATATCTCAGCCGCAATACCCAAATTCTGGGTATCAGTGCAGATTCAGTGGATTCTCACGCCGAATTCTGCGATTCCGAAGGATTGAAGTTTCCGCTTCTGGCAGACGAAGATGGTTCAGTCAGTAAGGCTTACGGTTCCTGGCTCAGTTTCATTTCTCTGCGGCATACCTTCATCATTGATCCAGATGGCCTTTTGAAAGCAACATTTACCGCCGTTAAACCAGCTATTCACAGTACTGAAGTGCTGGCTAAATTGGATGAACTGCAAGGAAGTAATTAATTGGGTTGGCAATGATCTGGCACTGCTAGCGATCGTTCATCAGCGGTGAGAGCGCAACCGATAGTAAGTCAGAATTGTGTCGTCATGGTGATGTAGGTAACAGTCGTGCAGGTAACATTAGAGTAAAGGAGCCTGTTTTTTCTGGTTCGCGTACAGGCCACCGCTCCCCAACTATGACTGCCTTGACGCTCTCTGGATGGCAACATCACTTTATTGAGACTAATCGCATCCGGCTCCACTGTGTCACGCAGGGGGAAGGAGACCTCGTACTGCTATTGCATGGCTTTCCCGAATTCTGGTATTCCTGGCGCTACCAAATTCCGGTTCTGGCCCGTTATTTCAAAGTGGTTGTCCCCGATTTGAGAGGCTACAACGACTCGGATAAGCCTGCCAGTGGCTATGATCTGGATACTTTAGCCGCCGACGTGCAGGGGTTAATTGAAAGCTTTGGCTATACCCGCGCTCACATCGTTGGGCATGATTGGGGCGGCGCGATCGCCTGGTATCTGGCGCAAAAATGTCCGCAATCCCTGAACCACCTGGCTATTCTCAGTGCTGTACCTGCACAGCGGTTACTGCGGGAAATGGTGATTAATATGGATCAATTGCGGCGCAGTTGGTATATGTTCGCCTTTCAGATTCCTGGTTTGCCAGAATGGGTCATTCAACAGAATCTGGGTGAGTTTGTCCGCAATTTGTTCCGAGAACAGGCAATCCGCAAAGGAGCCTTCTCTAAGGAAGATACGGAAATCTATCAATCTGCCTTAGCAAAACCAGGCGTTTTATCCGCTGCGCTCAATTATTACCGTCAGATGCTGATGCCGTGGAACTGGGTGCGGGAATGGAACCATGCCTTCCAACCGATCACGGTTCCTACCCTGGTTCTGTGGGGAGAAGAAGACTCCCTCCTCAGTCCCCATTTAACGGAGGGCATGGATCGACTGATTATGGCTCCCTTCAAACTTAGAATCATTCCTCACTGCGGTCACTGGATCCAGCAAGAAGCCCCCCAAACAGTGAACCGAGAACTGCTAGCCTTCTTGCGGAAACGCTAAGGCAAAGTTGATCGAGCCACAAAATTTTAGCCGTAACATCCCTGGGATCAACCAACAGTTAGCACTCTTCTGAGCATTGGCAATGGCACAATAATCAAGAAGTATGACAAACGGAGTTGATGTGGGCGCTCAGGCATCGATTGCATCCGACAAGAAAGTTTCAGACTCCCCGTTAAAAACGCTATGGAATGATACATTAACCATTTTTTGGGGAGACTGGTTGGATCTGCGAGTCCGGTTGGTGCAGGTTGCTGCATCCGGATTAATTTCACCCCTGATTTATATTGTTGGCTTTGGTCTGGGATTGGGCAGTGCCCTGGATGCCACCATGAAGCCTGCCGCAGGAGATAACTACTTGCAGTTTATTTTGCCGGGGATGGTGGCTCTATCTTCGATGGTGATTAGTTTTGGG from Leptodesmis sichuanensis A121 includes:
- the gcvP gene encoding aminomethyl-transferring glycine dehydrogenase — translated: MLEHSIDQSGGRTNLSHPSGANAASDGHSEASQRLPNPVFYPVKPASPLSNPLTYTDSFEERHIGPGNADLAQMLELLGFDSLDALIDATVPQSIRLQTPLKLEAGKSEYELLQALKEIAQENQIFQSFIGMGYSNCITPPVIQRNILENPAWYTQYTPYQPEIAQGRLEALLNFQTMVTDLTGLEIANASLLDEGTAAAEAMSMSYGVCKTKAKTFWVSEACHPQTIAVVQTRAQALGIEVIIGDHRTFQFDVPVFGALVQYPATDGAIYDYREFCDRAHAAGALVTVAADLLSLTLLTPPGEFGADIAVGNSQRFGVPLGYGGPHAAFFATREAYKRQIPGRLVGVSKDIHGQPALRLALQTREQHIRRDKATSNICTAQVLLAIIASMYAVYHGPQGLQRIAQRVHQMTIVLAEGLQRLGYELGTEPFFDTLKVNVTPDQAKHIINRAHSHHVNLRQIDATTIGLALDETISSDSLLTLFQIFAGEQGAHFTPEDLLSSSHHPIIPPALQRTTPYLTHPVFNSYHSETELLRYMYRLQSRDLSLTTAMIPLGSCTMKLNATTEMIPVTWPEFGQIHPFAPLEQTRGYQTLFEQLEHWLAEITGFAGISLQPNAGSQGEYAGLLVIRQYHESRGDSDRTVCLIPTSAHGTNPASAVMAGMKVVPVDCDREGNIDIADLKAKAEKYRDQLSALMVTYPSTHGVFEAGIREICDIVHANGGQVYMDGANMNAQVGICRPADFGADVCHLNLHKTFCIPHGGGGPGMGPIGVAKHLVPFLPGHPVIQIRDDHSSTPPLPHPSTLHPIGPVSAAPWGSPSILPISWMYIALMGAEGLTKATEVAILNANYIAKRLENHYPVLYKGKNGLVAHECIIDLRQFKKSAEIEVDDIAKRLIDYGFHPPTVSWPVAGTIMVEPTESESKQELDRFCDAMIAIREEIREIEEGKADRHNNLLKNAPHTALALTEEWNHPYSRQRAVYPTTWTKENKFWAAVGRIDQAYGDRHLVCTCLPMEAYQE
- a CDS encoding energy-coupling factor ABC transporter ATP-binding protein, whose translation is MTSPAVTDDTIAIQVRDLSFRWYKGDTVLDACSLEVPKGEFWMLLGTNGSGKSTLLRLLAGLLQPQSGYIKPLPKFGFVFQNPDHQLVMPTVGADVAFGLAEENLTSVQIRQRVQEALDAVNLLPLIRRPIYALSGGQKQRVAIAGAIARHCEVLLFDEPTALLDPDSQLELVSQVQRLVKDRGLTALWVTHRLDELEYCDGAFLLAGGKVVDRGDPQRLRQRLMGG
- a CDS encoding NYN domain-containing protein is translated as MSRSSPQALMLVDGYNVVGTWHDLKQVRDRDGLEEARRLLIEALTNYSAYHDFDTRLVFDSQYQDTGSKRDVITRNLAVHYTDFGQTADTFIEKTCAAFRNDLRKFHQRLIVATSDRAQQLTVVGYGAEWMSSEQLAIEVDHALIKVRSKKKPATKNSRRFLANSLDPVAQQRLSELRYGKGK
- a CDS encoding peroxiredoxin, whose amino-acid sequence is MSLQSLTLSFLALCLSLLSFLTPALPAHALGGPLPPLNQPAPEFTLPTNTGDGTIALKDYRGKWVVAYFYPKDFTPGCTLEARRFQADLPKYLSRNTQILGISADSVDSHAEFCDSEGLKFPLLADEDGSVSKAYGSWLSFISLRHTFIIDPDGLLKATFTAVKPAIHSTEVLAKLDELQGSN
- a CDS encoding alpha/beta fold hydrolase, whose product is MTALTLSGWQHHFIETNRIRLHCVTQGEGDLVLLLHGFPEFWYSWRYQIPVLARYFKVVVPDLRGYNDSDKPASGYDLDTLAADVQGLIESFGYTRAHIVGHDWGGAIAWYLAQKCPQSLNHLAILSAVPAQRLLREMVINMDQLRRSWYMFAFQIPGLPEWVIQQNLGEFVRNLFREQAIRKGAFSKEDTEIYQSALAKPGVLSAALNYYRQMLMPWNWVREWNHAFQPITVPTLVLWGEEDSLLSPHLTEGMDRLIMAPFKLRIIPHCGHWIQQEAPQTVNRELLAFLRKR